GCGCAGCACGCGGTGAAGACGGACGGTGTTCGTGGTAGCCATGGTTGCTTTCTCCTGATGTGCAGAGGACGACCCTCTATGGACACGTCGATCGAGGCTGGCGGGAATCGACAGGCCCAAGACTGGGGAAAACCCGTATCCGCCGGCAGCGGCGGGCGCAGGCCCCTGGCGTTCACCGCATGATCTTCTCGATCGCCTTGCCCTTGGCCAGCTCGTCGATCAGCTTGTCCAGGCAGCGGATCTTCCGCATCAGCGGGTCCTCGATCTCCTCCACGCGCACGCCGCAGACCACGCCGGTCACCAGCGCGCTGTGCGGATGGATCGCCGGCGCCTCGTCGAAGAAGGTCCGGAAGTCGTTCGCCTGCGCGATCTGCCGCTGCAGCCCCGCCGCGTCGTAGCCCGTGAGCCACCGGATCAGCTGGTCGACTTCGTCCTTCGTGCGGTTCTTGCGCTCGGCCTTCTGCACGTACAGCGGATAGACCTTGGCGAACGGCATGGTGAAGAGGGATGGCTTCGGCATGGTCGGCTCCTTGCTCGGGTTGAAGATCGCCGTGCGCGGTTCACGCGGCGTGCCGTCCCTGCGAGGCCGCCGCGCGCAAGGGCTTCACGGCCGCGGGTGCATGGCCATAGGCCTTGGAGAACGCGCGCGAGAACGCCTCGGCGCTGCCGAAGCCCGTGCGCCGCGCCGCGAGCTTGACCGGATCGCCCGCCAGCAGATGGCGCCGCGCGAGCGTGAGCCGCCAGGCGCTGAGGTAGGCCATCGGCGTGGTGCCCACGACCGTGCGGAAGGTGGCCATGAAGCTGCTGCGCGACATCGCCGAGCGTTCGGCGAGTTCGTCC
This region of Variovorax sp. TBS-050B genomic DNA includes:
- a CDS encoding DUF2200 domain-containing protein encodes the protein MPKPSLFTMPFAKVYPLYVQKAERKNRTKDEVDQLIRWLTGYDAAGLQRQIAQANDFRTFFDEAPAIHPHSALVTGVVCGVRVEEIEDPLMRKIRCLDKLIDELAKGKAIEKIMR